One region of Drosophila teissieri strain GT53w chromosome 2L, Prin_Dtei_1.1, whole genome shotgun sequence genomic DNA includes:
- the LOC122626390 gene encoding hyphally-regulated protein, translating to MENGPEFSWEYSHGGQGNPNYSQRGMGGSAPSGGGGRQWLHSNQANTQNYVQGSSAPGMGAHQNHASPGDPFASYNQNMLNMYTSFKPSYGHSQVGPATVQGMGPDPGQEMGQRMGNGMSQSMGFDEGMGAGMSQGMSNGLGAGMRVGSMRGGQRLAGGYSHRSNGLNDVYPSQSHRGSWF from the exons ATGGAGAACGGTCCGGAGTTTAGTTGGGAGTACAGTCACGGTGGTCAGGGAAATCCCAACTACTCCCAG AGGGGAATGGGTGGCAGTGCTCCTTCTGGAGGCGGTGGTCGTCAGTGGTTGCACTCGAACCAGGCGAACACCCAGAACTACGTGCAGGGCTCCAGTGCCCCTGGAATGGGAGCCCACCAAAATCACGCCTCTCCAGGTGATCCTTTCGCCTCCTACAACCAGAATATGCTGAACATGTACACGAGCTTTAAGCCCAGCTATGGTCACTCTCAAGTGGG CCCGGCGACGGTACAAGGAATGGGCCCAGACCCTGGCCAGGAAATGGGCCAAAGGATGGGTAATGGCATGTCCCAGTCGATGGGATTCGATGAGGGCATGGGTGCGGGCATGAGTCAGGGCATGAGCAATGGCCTTGGCGCTGGAATGCGCGTGGGTTCCATGCGTGGCGGTCAAAGGTTAGCTGGAGGCTACTCCCATCGCTCGAACG GTCTCAATGATGTATATCCTTCGCAATCCCACCGAGGTAGTTGGTTCTAG